In one window of Brachyhypopomus gauderio isolate BG-103 unplaced genomic scaffold, BGAUD_0.2 sc142, whole genome shotgun sequence DNA:
- the LOC143500354 gene encoding splicing factor 45-like isoform X1: protein MSLYDDLGVATSDAKTEGWSKNFKLLQSQLKVKKAALTQAKTQRMRQSTVLAPVIDLKRGNAGEDRQISDTPPHIAAGLKDSAPGGFSAGDVLIPLADEYDPLFPNDYEKVVKRHREERQRQREQERQKEIEEREKKRKERHEGGAPSGFSRFPTEGDSDEDEEYEKEKKKRTMGGAAIAPPTSLVERDSSFTYDEEGRQRSKAAIPPPVYDDAERPRSPPGTTSSFLANMGGTVAHKIMQKYGFREGQGLGKHEQGLSTALSVEKTSKRGGKIIIGDSTEKSDYAGSNQNPAEAPGFNAAVSGDASKKNEVNPLTEILKCPTKVVLLRNMVGRGEVDEDLEAETKEECEKYGKVIKCVIFEISDVPDDEAVRIFLEFERVESAIKAVVDLNGRYFGGRVVKACFYNLDKFRVLDLGEVV, encoded by the exons ATGTCTCTTTACGACGATTTGGGAGTCGCTACCAGCGACGCAAAAACCGAAGGATGGTCGAAGAACTTCAAACTGCTTCAGTCTCAGCTGAAAGTGAAGAAAGCTGCCTTGACACAGGCGAAG acacAGAGAATGAGGCAGTCAACTGTTCTGGCTCCGGTCATCGATCTGAAAAGAGGGAATGCTGGAGAGGACAGGCAGATCTCAGATACTCCTCCACACATAGCAGCAGGGTTGaag GATTCTGCACCAGGTGGCTTTTCTGCAGGTGATGTTCTGATCCCTCTGGCGGATGAATACGATCCCCTTTTCCCCAACGACTATGAGAAAGTGGTGAAAAGACACCGAGAGGAGcgacagaggcagagagagcagGAGCGGCAGAAGGAGATCGAGGAGAGGGAGaa GAAGCGAAAGGAGCGACATGAAGGAGGAGCCCCCAGCGGTTTCTCGCGGTTCCCTACAGAGGGGGATTCCGATGAGGATGAGGAGTacgagaaagagaaaaagaagagaa CTATGGGTGGAGCTGCTATTGCCCCTCCGACGTCTCTAGTGGAACGGGACT CATCATTCACGTACGACGAGGAGGGTCGTCAGCGGTCCAAAGCAGCGATTCCGCCCCCTGTCTATGACGATGCAGAGAGACCACGCTCTCCCCCGGGTACCACCAGCTCCTTCCTGGCCAACATGgg gGGCACTGTGGCTCATAAGATCATGCAGAAGTATGGCTTCCGGGAAGGCCAGGGTCTTGGGAAGCATGAGCAGGGATTGAGCACGGCTCTGTCGGTGGAGAAGACCAGCAAACGTGGCGGCAAGATCATCATTGGAGACTCGACTGAAAAGAGTGATT atgcaGGATCCAATCAGAATCCGGCGGAGGCACCTGGCTTTAATGCAGCAGTATCAG GGGACGCGTCAAAGAAAAATGAGGTCAACCCACTTACTGAGATCCTCAAATGCCCCACGAAAGTGGTACTACTGCGG aaTATGGTGGGaagaggagaggtggatgaagaccTGGAGGCTGAGACTAAAGAAGAATGTGAGAAATATGGCAAAGTCATCAAGTGTGTTATCTTTGAG ATCTCAGATGTGCCAGATGACGAAGCAGTGAGAATATTTTTGGAATTTGAGCGGGTTGAGTCGGCCATTAAAG CTGTGGTAGACCTGAATGGAAGGTATTTTGGAGGTCGTGTGGTAAAGGCCTGCTTCTACAACTTGGACAAATTTCGTGTGCTAGAcctgggggaggtggtgtga
- the LOC143500354 gene encoding splicing factor 45-like isoform X2, which translates to MSLYDDLGVATSDAKTEGWSKNFKLLQSQLKVKKAALTQAKTQRMRQSTVLAPVIDLKRGNAGEDRQISDTPPHIAAGLKDSAPGGFSAGDVLIPLADEYDPLFPNDYEKVVKRHREERQRQREQERQKEIEEREKKRKERHEGGAPSGFSRFPTEGDSDEDEEYEKEKKKRTMGGAAIAPPTSLVERDSSFTYDEEGRQRSKAAIPPPVYDDAERPRSPPGTTSSFLANMGGTVAHKIMQKYGFREGQGLGKHEQGLSTALSVEKTSKRGGKIIIGDSTEKNAGSNQNPAEAPGFNAAVSGDASKKNEVNPLTEILKCPTKVVLLRNMVGRGEVDEDLEAETKEECEKYGKVIKCVIFEISDVPDDEAVRIFLEFERVESAIKAVVDLNGRYFGGRVVKACFYNLDKFRVLDLGEVV; encoded by the exons ATGTCTCTTTACGACGATTTGGGAGTCGCTACCAGCGACGCAAAAACCGAAGGATGGTCGAAGAACTTCAAACTGCTTCAGTCTCAGCTGAAAGTGAAGAAAGCTGCCTTGACACAGGCGAAG acacAGAGAATGAGGCAGTCAACTGTTCTGGCTCCGGTCATCGATCTGAAAAGAGGGAATGCTGGAGAGGACAGGCAGATCTCAGATACTCCTCCACACATAGCAGCAGGGTTGaag GATTCTGCACCAGGTGGCTTTTCTGCAGGTGATGTTCTGATCCCTCTGGCGGATGAATACGATCCCCTTTTCCCCAACGACTATGAGAAAGTGGTGAAAAGACACCGAGAGGAGcgacagaggcagagagagcagGAGCGGCAGAAGGAGATCGAGGAGAGGGAGaa GAAGCGAAAGGAGCGACATGAAGGAGGAGCCCCCAGCGGTTTCTCGCGGTTCCCTACAGAGGGGGATTCCGATGAGGATGAGGAGTacgagaaagagaaaaagaagagaa CTATGGGTGGAGCTGCTATTGCCCCTCCGACGTCTCTAGTGGAACGGGACT CATCATTCACGTACGACGAGGAGGGTCGTCAGCGGTCCAAAGCAGCGATTCCGCCCCCTGTCTATGACGATGCAGAGAGACCACGCTCTCCCCCGGGTACCACCAGCTCCTTCCTGGCCAACATGgg gGGCACTGTGGCTCATAAGATCATGCAGAAGTATGGCTTCCGGGAAGGCCAGGGTCTTGGGAAGCATGAGCAGGGATTGAGCACGGCTCTGTCGGTGGAGAAGACCAGCAAACGTGGCGGCAAGATCATCATTGGAGACTCGACTGAAAAGA atgcaGGATCCAATCAGAATCCGGCGGAGGCACCTGGCTTTAATGCAGCAGTATCAG GGGACGCGTCAAAGAAAAATGAGGTCAACCCACTTACTGAGATCCTCAAATGCCCCACGAAAGTGGTACTACTGCGG aaTATGGTGGGaagaggagaggtggatgaagaccTGGAGGCTGAGACTAAAGAAGAATGTGAGAAATATGGCAAAGTCATCAAGTGTGTTATCTTTGAG ATCTCAGATGTGCCAGATGACGAAGCAGTGAGAATATTTTTGGAATTTGAGCGGGTTGAGTCGGCCATTAAAG CTGTGGTAGACCTGAATGGAAGGTATTTTGGAGGTCGTGTGGTAAAGGCCTGCTTCTACAACTTGGACAAATTTCGTGTGCTAGAcctgggggaggtggtgtga